The genomic stretch CCCGCGTAATCAATCACCAGGCAGTCCTGTTTGCCTTCGTCCAGGCGTAAACCGCGGCCCACGATCTGCTGATACAGGCTCACCGACTGGGTAGGACGCAGAATGGCAATAAAGTCCACATGGGGCGCATCAAAGCCCGTGGTGAGCACGGACACATTCACCAGATACTTCAATTGTCGCTGTTTGAAGCGCTGAATCAGCAAGTCCCGATCCTTCAGATCGGTCGCACCGGTCACCAGGGCGGCCTGATGTTCCGGCAGATAGCCGGTGATCTCCCGTGCATGCTCCACCGTCGCCGCAAAGATCATCACGCCCTGGCGCTCTGCGGCCAACTCCATCACCTGTTCGATAATGGCCCTGGTTACCCGCTGATGTTTGCTCAGCAGCTGGTTGACGTCTTTCTCCGCATATTCGCCGAAGCGGCCCTGAGCCAGCGCGGAGAAATCGTATTGTGCCACCGCCGCATTCACCAACTCGGGCCGGGTGAGATACCCCCGATTGATCATGTAGCTCAACGGCAGTTCATAGATGCAGTGCTGAAAGGGCTTATCCTCTTCACTTCGAACAAAACCCCGGTAGTGATAACGATAGATCCAGCCCATGGCGAGGCGATAGGGTGTGGCGGTAAGCCCGAGCACCTTGAGGGAATCGTTCTGTTGCCGCAGCAGCTCGATGATCCTCTGATACTGACTGGTTTCCTCGCCGCTGACCCGATGGCACTCATCAATGATGACCAGCGAGTATTCATCCCGGAACTGATCCAGATTCGCCGATACCGACTGCACACTGGCAAAGGTCACCTGATGCCGGTTTTCCTTACGCCTCAACCCGGCGGAGAAAATGCCGCCCGCTAACCCATAGCTCTGGTATTTGGCGTGATTCTGCTCCACCAGCTCCTTTACGTGGGTCAGCACCAGAATCCTGCGCCGGGCAAGGCGGGCCAACTCGGCAATAACCAGGCTTTTGCCGGCGCCGGTGGGCAACACGATAACGGCGGACTCATCCGATTTGCGGAAATGACTCAGCGTGGCGGCAACGGCTTCCTGCTGGTAAGGGCGGAGCTTGAAAGGCGCGTTCATTTTGTTACGAAAGCAGGCTTTGTCGTCGTTTTCCAGTTGGCTTACAGATAGCGACCGCCAGCACCGACCACCACCACAACCAGCCCAAGAATCAGGTTGGTGCCCACCAGCTTGCGGATCTGAGCCACCTGGCGCCCGCCCTCCTGGGGATCCTGGTTGGCAACTGCCTGCTTCAGCCGCCGGAAGGGGGCAAAATAGACATGGAAAAAGAGCAGCATCATCACGATCCCCAGCGCCTGCATCACATGGATATGCCAACCGGCACCCGCCATGCCACCGAACACACCGAAGACCATCCAGTAACCGGTCACCAGTAACAGGATCACCGCTGCCCATACCCACCGGAAAAATCGGGACAGAGTACAACACCAGAGCGCGCCCCGCTGCGACGCATCAATCACCTCAACCACCGCCGGCCGCATGGCCATGTAGGCGAAAAACATGCCGCCAACCCAGATCACGGCGGAGAGAACGTGCAGTGCAATGGCCAGACTCATAAACCAACTCCGGAACAAAAATGTGTGCGATGAGCATAAGCTGCACCCGCCTCAAAACCAACTCTGTCGATCGCTGGCCAATAACGACGCAGCAAATCCCGATAAAGCCATTCAGCATGACCATGTCGCTGCTCCGGTTCACAGGAAAGGTATTTCCCCAATATCCGAAACTTTGCTATGCAGGGCCTGTTAATTAGCGTACCGTCTCTTTCGTTGGAAAGATTTAGCAAAGCATTTCACGAATAAGACCTCTTGTGTTACCACACCTTTTGTCCTGTTTTTGATCCTGCACGTTTTTTTGTTTCCCGCATATCGCTGATCAAAGATCACAACGATCTTTTGGCGGCACCTTATTGATTAATTTCAGGATAGCTATTTATGTCTACAATTACCGGTAACGTTAAGTTCTTCAACGAAGCAAAAGGTTTTGGCTTTATCACTCGTGAAGGCGGCGCCGACGTCTTTGTTCACTACAGCTCTATTCAGGGTAGCGGTTTCAAAACTCTGGCCGAAGGCCAGGAAGTTGAGTTCTCCGTGACCCAGGGCCAGAAAGGCCCGCAGGCAGAGAACGTTATTGGCCTGTAAATAACAGCCAATACGTCATGAAGAAAGGCAGCCTCGTGCTGCCTTTTTTTATGGAAAATCGAAAACCCGACTCCAAATGCGTCCGCCAGCTAACGGCATGGTGAGCTCCGATTACGTTTGAGCTTTTCTGCTATGATGCCTGCAGGTTGCAAAGACGCTGGCCGACACACTGGAAAGGCTTGCTGCGTAGAACGGCATCTGCCTGTTTGCA from Marinobacter subterrani encodes the following:
- a CDS encoding DEAD/DEAH box helicase, producing the protein MNAPFKLRPYQQEAVAATLSHFRKSDESAVIVLPTGAGKSLVIAELARLARRRILVLTHVKELVEQNHAKYQSYGLAGGIFSAGLRRKENRHQVTFASVQSVSANLDQFRDEYSLVIIDECHRVSGEETSQYQRIIELLRQQNDSLKVLGLTATPYRLAMGWIYRYHYRGFVRSEEDKPFQHCIYELPLSYMINRGYLTRPELVNAAVAQYDFSALAQGRFGEYAEKDVNQLLSKHQRVTRAIIEQVMELAAERQGVMIFAATVEHAREITGYLPEHQAALVTGATDLKDRDLLIQRFKQRQLKYLVNVSVLTTGFDAPHVDFIAILRPTQSVSLYQQIVGRGLRLDEGKQDCLVIDYAGNHVNLHHPEVGEPKPNPDSEPVQVFCPDCGFANIFWGKIDSDGRVVEHYGRRCQGLLEPADGDEAAGQNGRPQQCDYRFRFKECPHCGGENDIAARNCHQCQKAIIDPDDQLRDALKLKDAMVIRCAGITLGVNDSKLRITYHGEDGEELGESFDFSKPAQRTVFNKLFGRRFANGQAPRTFSKTDEVLESQALLSAPDFVIARKQKHYWQVQERIFDYRGQYRKANEA
- a CDS encoding CopD family protein, coding for MSLAIALHVLSAVIWVGGMFFAYMAMRPAVVEVIDASQRGALWCCTLSRFFRWVWAAVILLLVTGYWMVFGVFGGMAGAGWHIHVMQALGIVMMLLFFHVYFAPFRRLKQAVANQDPQEGGRQVAQIRKLVGTNLILGLVVVVVGAGGRYL
- a CDS encoding cold-shock protein; this encodes MSTITGNVKFFNEAKGFGFITREGGADVFVHYSSIQGSGFKTLAEGQEVEFSVTQGQKGPQAENVIGL